A stretch of DNA from Parvularcula bermudensis HTCC2503:
GCGCTTTGGCGGTGGCGTCGCCGGTGGCGTCCTGGTGGACGGCAAACAGGCAGGGGACGCCGCGTCCGCGCTCATATTCGCGGCGCACCAGATCGCCGGGCCCCTTGGGCGCGACCAGGATCACATCGACATCTTTGGGCGGGGTGACTTGGCCGTAAATCACCGAGAAGCCGTGGGCGAACATCAGGGTATCCCCCGCCTTCAGATTGGGGGCGATCGCCTCCTCGAAGATTTGGGCGTGGGCCATGTCAGGGGCGGTCAGGGCGATATAGCCGGCCTCGGCCGCGGCCTCCGCAGGGCTCATCACGCGGAAGCCATCCTCGCTTGCCTTTTTGTCCGACGGGCCCCCGGGGCGGGCGCCGATAATCACGTCGAGGCCTGAATCCTTCATGTTCAGCGCGTGGGCACGGCCCTGGCTGCCATAGCCGATGACCGCAACGGTCGTGCCCTTAAGGGCGGGGGTGACATCGTCTTTCGTAAAGGCGCGAAGATTGGTCGCCATGGTGTCTTATCCTTCCTGGAGAGTTGTGGCGCCGCGGCTCGCCGAGCCGACCAACGCGCGATATTTGTCGAAATAGCCGCCCTGGGGCGCCTTTGGGGTTGGGGTATAATTCTCTTTGCGGGCCTGCCAGTCGATGGCGGCATCGATACGCCGCCCTTCGGCGTCGATCGAAATCCGGTCGCCCTCCTGCAACAGGCCGATGGGGCCGCCCACCGCCGCCTCGGGGGAGATGTGACCGATAACGAAGCCATGACTGGCGCCTGAAAATCGGCCGTCGGTCAACAAGGCGACCTTTCCTGCAAGGCCCTGTCCGGCGAGGGCCGCTGTGACGCCGAGCATCTCTCGCATCCCCGGGCCGCCTTTGGGGCCTTCATTGCGGATCACGACGACATCGCCCTCGGCAATGGTGCCGGCCTGAACCGCCGCGAAGCAATCCTCCTCACATTCGAAGATCCGCGCCGGCCCCTCAAAGGCGCCGTCGCCATAGCCGGCGGTTTTCAGCACGGCGCCGTCGGGCGCCACGTCGCCATAGAGGATGCGCAGCCCGCCGGTGGGCTTGAGCGGCGCGTCCACAGGGCGCAGCACGTCGGTGTCATCGCTCGGCGGCGCCTCGGCCAACTCGGCAAAGAGAGAGCGTCCGCTCGTCGTGGGAATATCTTTCAGCGCGCCCGCTTCCATCAGCATTTTGCCGAACCGGCGATTGCCCCCGACGGCGAACAGATCCTGCGCCAGGTAACGCCCCCCCGGTTTGAGGTTCGCGATCACCGGCGTGGTCCTCGAAAGCTGGTCGAACAGATCGATCGAGAAGGGGACCTTCGCCTCCGCGGCGATAGCGGCGAGGTGCAGCACCGCATTGGTGGAGCCGCCGGAGGCGACAACGGCACAGACGGCATTGTGGAGGCTCTCGGGCGAGACATAGGTGCGGGCGGTGGTGCCAAGGGCATTCTCGGCCACCAATTGGCCACAGCGCCGAGCCTCGATCGTTTTGTCCGGATGGAGGGCCGGGGGGTCGCCGGCGCCCATGGGGGCAAGGCCGAGAAACGCCATGGCCATCGCCATAGTGTTCGCCGTGAACTGGCCACCGCACGCCCCGGCACCAGGGCAAGCCGCGCGTTCCACCGCCGACAATTCGTCGCCATCGATCCGGCCAAGGCCATAGGCGCCGACAGCTTCGAAGGCATCCTGAATGCTGATATCCTGGCCTTTGTGACAGCCGGGGGCGATCGTGCCGCCGTAGAAAACGATCCCGGGGATATCGAGTCGTGCCAGGGCCATCGCTGCGGCCGGAATGGTCTTGTCGCATCCCACCAGCACGATGGCCGCATCGAGCGCGTGGCCGCGCACGGCTAGTTCGATGGAGTCGGCGATCACCTCCCTCGACATCAGGCTGGCCCGCATCCCTTCGTGGCCCATCGTAATGCCGTCGGAGACGACGATGGTCCCGAACTCGACCGGCCAGCCGCCCCCCTCAACGACACCGGCGCGGACGTCTTCGCCCAGGGCGCGCAAATGCATATTGCAGGGAGTGACCGAGGCGTAGGTGTTGATGATCCCCACCATCGGCTTGTCGAAATCGGCGTCCGACATGCCCGTCGCGCGGAGCATGGCGCGGGCAGCGGCCCGGGCCGGTCCCTTGGTGATGGCGTCGCTTCGTTTGTTTTGGGTCATGATCGCTGATTTTCAGATAACGGAGATTTTGCTTGAGATAATAAAAAAGCTCCCTTTCGGGAGCTCGCCGGGGCCGCGTTTGGCCGTCCGAAGTCGCTCCCCTACGGGCTTTCGCTAATAACGAGTACGAGGACGACAGGAAGGACCGCCGCATTGTGCGTTCCCTTGGATCCATCAATGAACAACGTGTCGGTCATCGCTCACAGCTCTTAAGTTGTCGGTTCTTAAGTCGTCGGTCCATTACCGCAACGCCCCTTCGGGCGATGCTGCGTGATGGGCGTATCACTCTCGGCGCGCTCAAGGCAACAGAAATTGCGGCTCCCGCCGTGCCATTGCCTTTATATGGTCTCAGAGGCGCGGTAGGGATGGCCGAAGTGACTGATGAAAAGCACTTATTTTGCGCCCTAGGGAACTACCGTCGGGATCCTCCTGTTCGGCAGGTTCGTAGACAGGAACTCCCATGACGTTTGAGCCGAAAAAGTCGTCCATCGACCGGTCAATGGGCCCCGCCGTTGGCCGAAGGGCGGAGGGGGGAGGCGGCGTGCCCACCTCCAATTCGGCGGCGGACTACACTGTCTTGATTGCTGAGGACGAAGCCGTCGTGGCCATGGATCTCGATCTGTTGGCCCAGGAATCGGGGGCAACAACCGTCATCGTGGCCCCAACCGTCGCCGAAGCGGGCATCGCGGTGCGGGCCAATGCGATCGATTTTGCGATCCTGGATATTTCCCTGACCGATGGGGATATTTATGAGGTCGCCGATGAGTTGAGGGACCGGGGCGTCCCCATGGCCTTCCATTCGGCCCATGCGAACCCCGATGAGCTGTCCAGCCGATATCCCTCGGCGCATATCTGCGGCAAACCGTCCAGTCCGCATATTCTCCAGGATCTTTTACGTCTCGCGATCCACCGCGTTTGAGACCGCCGGGGTCTGAGGGGCTGGGGGCCTTGGGGCCGCGCGCCTTCTCCCTTTGCGCGGGATGACCGGTCCTGCTAGCCCACGGGCTTTGCTTGAGACGAGGACTTATGGCCATCCATCTCCATCGCAATGACCTGCCGGCGGATATTCGCTTCGATGGCGCCGTGGCGGTCGATAGCGAGACCTTGGGGTTAAATCCGTTACGGGATCGATTGTGCGTGGTGCAATTGTCCGCTGGGGACGGCGATGCGCATCTCGTCACCTTTGACGCGGGCGCCTATGATGCCCCCCATCTCAAGGCCGTTCTGTCCGATCCTCAGCTGTTGAAGATTTTTCACTTCGCGCGCTTCGACGTTGCCGTCTTCAAGCACTGGCTTGGGGTGGATACGACCCCGATCTATTGCACCAAGATCGCCTCGAAGCTGGCGCGGACCTATACTGATCGCCATGGGCTGAAGGATGTCGTTCGAGAGATGACAGGCGTTGAACTGTCGAAACAGCAGCAATCATCCGACTGGGCCGCCGCCGAATTGACCGAGGCCCAGCGGGCTTACGCCGCAAGCGATGTGCTGCACCTTCACGCCGTTCGGGAAGGGCTCGATCGGATGATCGACCGCGAAGGGCGTCGCGCGCTTCTTACCGCGGCTTTTGCGTTCCTGCCGACCCGGGCCGCGCTTGATCTCGCCGGATGGTCGGAGACCGATATTTTTGCCCATAGCTAAGGCATGGGAGGAGGATGTCCCCTCTTAAGAAGTTGAGAGATAATCGGGCTTCCGTCACGGCTCGCCGCAGAACATATACGAAAGAGGAGGAGACAGGATGGAGGTCGACGCAATGTCGCGTGACGTTCCGAATGGGGGGGCAAGCAATAGCGATCCCCTGTCCTCTGTGGGGCGGAAAAGCCGCCGGCGGATTTCTCCCCGGGCGGCGGCGCGCCATAGCTTGTGGGTTCGTCGCCTGCGCCTCATCGTGCCGGCGCTCGGCGTGGGCGTCCTGATCGCCTATGCCGTCAGCGCCACCCCGCCGACCATCGACCGCGCCTTCGTTGAAGAATTCCGTAATATCGATCCGCAATCCCCCAATCTTCGCCTCAATCGCCCGCGCCATGTCGGCTATGACCTTGAGGGCAATCAGGTCGAAATCGGTGCTGAGGCGGCTGAACGTCTCGGCCCAGACAGCAATTTGATCACTTTCGATCGCCCCGAAGCGCTGCGGCGGGCAGGGGAAGGGGAGGACCGGGTGCGGGCCCGTACCGGGCTCTTTGACTCAGAACGCAATGTCCTCGACCTCAGTGACCAGGTGGAGGTCGATTATCGATGGGGACGGGACACGATCGTTCTGTCCACCCCCGCCGCGTCAGTGGATCTCAATGCGCAAACCGTGACATCCTCCAATGGCGTATCCGGGGGCGGTGAGCGTGGCCAGATTGCCGCGGATCGGGTCACCGCCTATCAGGATGAGGGGCGTCTTCTTCTCGAAGGAAATGTCCGCTTGCGCCTCGATGGCGACGCCGACGACGTGGGAGAGCCCCACCCTTGACCGTAGGCTCACATGACGGGGCCGATCGAAACGAGACCAGAGTATGATCGCATTTTATGTCTCTCTTCTTGCCCTCGGCGCCGCAATATCCGCTGCCCAACCTGTGGCGGTGGCGCCCGCCGCCGACGCGCCGATCGACCTGTCCGCGGATGGCGCCTGCGAAGTGATCGACAATGGCGCGATCGTTCGCTGTAGCGGCGGGGTGCGGATTGTTCAGGGCGCGGCGATCCTCGCCAGCGATCGGATGACGGTTTACGGCATTGATCCTGACGGCGGCTTTGACCGGATCGAAGCCGTCGGAGACGTCCGCTATTCCAATGGCGAGAATGCGATTTCCGGCGCCCGGGGAACCTATAGCGCCCTCAGTACCGAACTGACGGTTACCGGTGACGTCGTCGTGATCCAGGGCGATCAGGTGCTGACCGGCGGTGAGCTGGTTTACAATACCGAGACCGGCGCGAGCCGCTTTAGCCCGCCGCCGGGCGGGCGGGTGCGGGGCCTGTTCTATCGGCGGCCAGGCTGATGGACGGGGCGACGCTTTCCTCCGATCCCAAGGCCGCAGGGCGCCCGGGGGATACCCACGCCGCCGGCGGCCTTGTGGTTGAAAATCTGCAAAAGCGGTTTCGCCGTCGCCAGGTGGTCAACCATGTCAGCTTTCATGTCTCCCGTGGTGAGGCGGTCGGCCTTTTAGGGCCCAATGGCGCGGGCAAGACGACATGCTTCTATATGGTCACCGGGCTTTTGCCCGCAGACGGGGGGACGATTACCCTCGATGGCCACGATGTCACCCATCTGCCGATGTATCAGCGGGCAAAGCTCGGTATCGGCTATTTGCCGCAAGAGGCGTCTATTTTCCGGGGGCTGACGGTTGAGCAAAATCTCCTGGCCGTTGTCGAACTGGCCCATAAGGGGCGGGCAACCCAGAGAGAAGTGACCCACTCCCTGTTGGAGGAATTCGGGATCGCCCATGTCCGTGATTCCGCAGCAACGGCCTTGTCGGGGGGCGAGCGTCGGCGCCTCGAAATTGCCCGAGCGGTCGCCACCGGCCCCGATTACATGCTGCTCGACGAGCCTTTTGCGGGGATCGATCCCCTGGCTATCGCCGATATTCGCGAACTGGTGGCGCATCTGACGGCCCGGGGTCTTGGGGTGCTGATCACCGATCACAATGTCCGTGAGACCCTCGATATCATCGACCGCGCCTATATCATCCATCGCGGTGAGGTGTTGAGCGAAGGGACGCCCCAAGACCTTGTGGTTAACGAGGATGTGCGGCGCGTTTATCTGGGGGAAACCTTCAGAATGTAGAAGATCCTTCCAAGTGCTCTCCGGTTTGGGGGAGGGAGCACAGTCTGGGAGGTTCAGGTGAAGCAGAGCCCGAAACTGGAGATCCGTCAGGGCCAGCAACTCATCATGACGCCGCAATTGCAGCAGGCGATCAAGCTTCTGCAATTGACCAATCTCGAACTCGCCGAATTTGTTGAAGAACAATTGGAGGAAAACCCGTTCCTTGAACGGGACGAGCGGGCCGATATCGGCGATGCCGACCGCGAACCCTCAGCCTCGCGCGATGAAGAAATGGCGCGGGCTACGGATCATTTCGAGGCCCCGACACAGGCCGACGACACCCCGGGTGAGGCGGGCGCGGGGGACTGGTCGGGGGTTTCCGGCCGAAGCGGAATCGCTGATGGTGAATTCGATGCGGTGCAGAACGCCGAGGTTCAGATCGGTCTGCATGACCACCTCACCCATCAGCTTCACTTATCGACGACCGACGAAGTCACTCTTTTGGTGGGGGCCCATCTGATCGATTTAATCGACGATGGGGGCTATCTCCGCGAAGAGACCGAGGTCATCGCCCTGCGCCTCGGCATCGACCGCCCTTTCGTCGAGAAAACGCTGTCCCTCATCCAGACCTTCGATCCATCCGGGGTCGGCGCCCGTTCCCTGCAGGAATGCTTGCGGCTGCAATTGCGCGACCTTGGGGAATTGGATGAGCGCATTTCGTTGTTCATTGACAATCTCGACCTCCTTGCTGCGCACAAACTGCCCGCTTTGCGCCGTGCCGTGAGGATCAACGAAGAAGAACTGAAGGCGTTGATCGCCACGATCCGGAAACTCGATCCAAAGCCGGGTCTGGCTTTTGGCGGGGAAGCCGTTCAACTGGTCATCCCCGATGTGCATGTGACCGAGGCCAGCGATGGGGGCTGGAAAGTCGAGCTCAACGCAGAGACTCTGCCCAAGGTGATTGCCAATGAGCGGTATTTCTCGCGTCTGTCCTCGGCGGATAATGGCGCGGAGACCCGGAGCTTTCTGAACGAGCATATGGCGACCGCCAATTGGTTGGTGAAGAGCCTCGATCAGCGGGCACGGACGATTTTGCGGGTCGCGACGGAAATCGTTAAATATCAGGACGAGTTTCTTGTGCGGGGGATACGCTATCTTCGTCCGCTCAATCTCAAGACGATCGCCGAGAAAATAGAAATGCACGAATCAACGGTATCTCGGGTGACCTCGAATAAATATATATCGACGCCGCGCGGCACGTTCGAGATGAAATACTTCTTTACGCCGAGTATTTCCTCGAAAGACGGTGATGTCGCCTATTCCGCTGAAAGCGTTCGTCATCGAATAAGGGAGTTGATCGAGGCGGAGGATCCGACCAATCCGCTTTCTGATGATCGTCTCGTGACCTTGCTCGCAGGCGAAGATTTCGACATCGCAAGGCGCACGGT
This window harbors:
- a CDS encoding dihydroxy-acid dehydratase, with amino-acid sequence MTQNKRSDAITKGPARAAARAMLRATGMSDADFDKPMVGIINTYASVTPCNMHLRALGEDVRAGVVEGGGWPVEFGTIVVSDGITMGHEGMRASLMSREVIADSIELAVRGHALDAAIVLVGCDKTIPAAAMALARLDIPGIVFYGGTIAPGCHKGQDISIQDAFEAVGAYGLGRIDGDELSAVERAACPGAGACGGQFTANTMAMAMAFLGLAPMGAGDPPALHPDKTIEARRCGQLVAENALGTTARTYVSPESLHNAVCAVVASGGSTNAVLHLAAIAAEAKVPFSIDLFDQLSRTTPVIANLKPGGRYLAQDLFAVGGNRRFGKMLMEAGALKDIPTTSGRSLFAELAEAPPSDDTDVLRPVDAPLKPTGGLRILYGDVAPDGAVLKTAGYGDGAFEGPARIFECEEDCFAAVQAGTIAEGDVVVIRNEGPKGGPGMREMLGVTAALAGQGLAGKVALLTDGRFSGASHGFVIGHISPEAAVGGPIGLLQEGDRISIDAEGRRIDAAIDWQARKENYTPTPKAPQGGYFDKYRALVGSASRGATTLQEG
- a CDS encoding response regulator — translated: MTFEPKKSSIDRSMGPAVGRRAEGGGGVPTSNSAADYTVLIAEDEAVVAMDLDLLAQESGATTVIVAPTVAEAGIAVRANAIDFAILDISLTDGDIYEVADELRDRGVPMAFHSAHANPDELSSRYPSAHICGKPSSPHILQDLLRLAIHRV
- a CDS encoding ribonuclease D, which translates into the protein MAIHLHRNDLPADIRFDGAVAVDSETLGLNPLRDRLCVVQLSAGDGDAHLVTFDAGAYDAPHLKAVLSDPQLLKIFHFARFDVAVFKHWLGVDTTPIYCTKIASKLARTYTDRHGLKDVVREMTGVELSKQQQSSDWAAAELTEAQRAYAASDVLHLHAVREGLDRMIDREGRRALLTAAFAFLPTRAALDLAGWSETDIFAHS
- the lptC gene encoding LPS export ABC transporter periplasmic protein LptC: MEVDAMSRDVPNGGASNSDPLSSVGRKSRRRISPRAAARHSLWVRRLRLIVPALGVGVLIAYAVSATPPTIDRAFVEEFRNIDPQSPNLRLNRPRHVGYDLEGNQVEIGAEAAERLGPDSNLITFDRPEALRRAGEGEDRVRARTGLFDSERNVLDLSDQVEVDYRWGRDTIVLSTPAASVDLNAQTVTSSNGVSGGGERGQIAADRVTAYQDEGRLLLEGNVRLRLDGDADDVGEPHP
- a CDS encoding LptA/OstA family protein, with translation MIAFYVSLLALGAAISAAQPVAVAPAADAPIDLSADGACEVIDNGAIVRCSGGVRIVQGAAILASDRMTVYGIDPDGGFDRIEAVGDVRYSNGENAISGARGTYSALSTELTVTGDVVVIQGDQVLTGGELVYNTETGASRFSPPPGGRVRGLFYRRPG
- the lptB gene encoding LPS export ABC transporter ATP-binding protein; this encodes MDGATLSSDPKAAGRPGDTHAAGGLVVENLQKRFRRRQVVNHVSFHVSRGEAVGLLGPNGAGKTTCFYMVTGLLPADGGTITLDGHDVTHLPMYQRAKLGIGYLPQEASIFRGLTVEQNLLAVVELAHKGRATQREVTHSLLEEFGIAHVRDSAATALSGGERRRLEIARAVATGPDYMLLDEPFAGIDPLAIADIRELVAHLTARGLGVLITDHNVRETLDIIDRAYIIHRGEVLSEGTPQDLVVNEDVRRVYLGETFRM
- the rpoN gene encoding RNA polymerase factor sigma-54, which produces MKQSPKLEIRQGQQLIMTPQLQQAIKLLQLTNLELAEFVEEQLEENPFLERDERADIGDADREPSASRDEEMARATDHFEAPTQADDTPGEAGAGDWSGVSGRSGIADGEFDAVQNAEVQIGLHDHLTHQLHLSTTDEVTLLVGAHLIDLIDDGGYLREETEVIALRLGIDRPFVEKTLSLIQTFDPSGVGARSLQECLRLQLRDLGELDERISLFIDNLDLLAAHKLPALRRAVRINEEELKALIATIRKLDPKPGLAFGGEAVQLVIPDVHVTEASDGGWKVELNAETLPKVIANERYFSRLSSADNGAETRSFLNEHMATANWLVKSLDQRARTILRVATEIVKYQDEFLVRGIRYLRPLNLKTIAEKIEMHESTVSRVTSNKYISTPRGTFEMKYFFTPSISSKDGDVAYSAESVRHRIRELIEAEDPTNPLSDDRLVTLLAGEDFDIARRTVAKYREALGLPSSVKRRRLAQSVLR